A genomic segment from Fundulus heteroclitus isolate FHET01 chromosome 6, MU-UCD_Fhet_4.1, whole genome shotgun sequence encodes:
- the LOC105934202 gene encoding C2 calcium-dependent domain-containing protein 4C encodes MWLLEKLRSSVESSGTHPPQTTEAIPVAVYANVLTPERIPDFFIPPKLICCPPEDSTSPELKPRANLRPSSSDHAICSKSPRARSSKNICSPRMFSRNLQKSANRHIIQIESADEPGAGATNRLGVDVNTNADPLSQTAMSLPYVPKAQTSYGFSTLVESPHTRRKESLFHSDPSSPLTSPNSQRRSQGGALLAPADPNPYRYFSGGESDTCSSAESSPFNSPLLSRSASLLRSITQETQAKVSRARRSLARHSSLSTDECSSADNSPNVQRRRTRCPPSPAFRGAKAGHPRGAASDLLQREHTINLHKGGTVRLSTHYDPEAARLRVRVLTAEALYNRQTDVKSINCCVALYLNPGKQQKQRSTIIKNSRNPVFNEDFFFDALPQAQVKSLAMKIKVVNKGTSLKRDVLLGEREVLLSELLANL; translated from the exons ATGTGGTTGCTGGAGAAGCTCCGCAGCTCTGTGGAGAGCAGTGGGACGCATCCCCCACAGACAACAGAGGCAATCCCTGTTGCCGTTTACGCCAATGTGCTCACTCCCGAAAGGATCCCTGATTTTTTCATCCCGCCCAAACTCATCTGCTGCCCCCCAGAGGACTCCACCAGCCCGGAGCTCAAGCCCCGTGCCAATCTGAGACCCTCCTCCTCCGACCATGCCATCTGCAGCAAGAGCCCCCGAGCTCGGAGCAGCAAGAACATCTGCAGCCCTCGCATGTTCTCCCGCAACCTGCAAAAGTCTGCCAACCGTCACATCATCCAGATAGAGAGTGCCGACGAACCGGGGGCCGGGGCCACCAACAGGCTCGGCGTGGACGTCAACACCAATGCCGACCCCCTGTCGCAGACTGCAATGTCCCTGCCGTACGTCCCCAAAGCTCAGACCTCCTACGGCTTCTCCACCTTGGTGGAGTCTCCTCACACCAGACGCAAGGAGAGCCTGTTCCACAGTGATCCCAGCAGCCCCCTCACCTCACCAAACTCCCAGAGGCGCTCCCAGGGGGGGGCTTTGCTGGCCCCGGCTGACCCCAACCCTTACCGCTACTTCAGTGGAGGAGAGAGTGACACCTGCTCTTCTGCTGAGTCCTCCCCGTTTAACTCCCCCCTCCTCTCCAGGTCGGCCTCCCTACTTCGATCCATTACCCAGGAAACACAAGCCAAG GTGTCTCGCGCAAGACGCTCCCTGGCACGCCACAGTTCACTTTCCACCGACGAATGCAGCTCGGCCGACAACAGCCCCAACGTGCAGCGGCGCCGCACGCGCTGCCCCCCCTCTCCCGCCTTCCGCGGCGCCAAGGCCGGCCACCCCAGGGGCGCGGCCTCGGATCTCCTGCAGCGCGAGCACACCATCAACCTCCACAAGGGCGGGACGGTGAGGCTGAGCACCCACTACGACCCCGAGGCCGCCCGGCTGAGGGTGCGCGTGCTCACCGCCGAGGCCCTCTACAACAGGCAGACGGACGTGAAGAGCATCAACTGCTGCGTGGCGCTCTACCTGAACCCCGGcaagcagcagaaacaaaggaGCACCATCATCAAGAACAGCAGGAACCCCGTGTTCAATGAGGACTTTTTTTTCGATGCCCTGCCCCAGGCGCAAGTGAAGAGTCTGGCCATGAAGATAAAGGTGGTGAACAAAGGAACCAGCCTGAAGAGAGACGTGCTTCTAGGAGAGAGGGAGGTGCTGCTCAGTGAGCTGCTCGCAAACCTCTAG
- the fem1a gene encoding protein fem-1 homolog A — MDIAVAVFNAARDGKLKLIQKLLSNKTPEELEALAEEKTQGSTALLIASRYGHLEVVDYLLEHCRANVELGGSVNFDGETIEGAPPLWAASAAGHLAVVKTLLKHGASVNNATLTNSTPLRAACFDGHLEIVRYLVEHRADMEVANRHGHTCLMISCYKGHKEIAKFLLDRGADVNRKSVKGNTALHDCAESGSLDIMKLLLKCNARMERDGYGMTPLLAASVTGHTNIVEYLAHQPRTSREERVDALELLGATFVDKKRDLLGAMRYWRRAMELRQAGDEDGSLLKPAPGPPVPAYGCAQEVGTAEELEALITDPDEMRMQALLVRERILGPSHPDTSYYIRYRGAVYADSGNFERCISLWKYALDMQQSNLDPLSPMTASSFLSFAELFSFVLQDRAKGTLSTRVTFQDLMTVLGKSVREVERAVAQRDNPPEAPQFNKALAIILHLVFLLEKLECSPEQEHQKKHTVYRLLKLNPRGRNGFAPLHMAVDKDTTSVGRYPVGRFPSQAVAALLLECGADVDSRDCENNTPLHVAAHNGCPEIMALLVKAGAHFDATNAQRRTAYELLDEQSSGHPALCPLNYVTLQCLAARAIEKHRLPYRGLISEEMEAFIELH; from the coding sequence ATGGATATAGCGGTGGCGGTGTTCAACGCGGCCAGAGATGGTAAGCTGAAACTTATCCAGAAGTTGCTGAGCAACAAAACTCCCGAGGAGCTGGAGGCTTTGGCGGAGGAGAAGACGCAGGGCAGCACGGCGCTGCTCATCGCCTCCCGGTACGGACACCTGGAGGTGGTGGACTACCTGCTCGAACACTGCAGGGCTAACGTGGAGCTCGGGGGCTCGGTCAACTTTGACGGCGAGACCATCGAGGGGGCCCCGCCGCTGTGGGCGGCTTCGGCGGCGGGTCACCTGGCCGTGGTGAAGACGCTCCTGAAACACGGCGCCTCGGTCAACAACGCCACGCTCACCAACTCCACGCCGCTGCGGGCCGCCTGCTTCGACGGCCACCTGGAGATCGTGCGCTACCTGGTGGAGCACCGCGCGGACATGGAGGTGGCCAACCGCCACGGCCACACCTGCCTCATGATCTCCTGCTACAAGGGCCACAAGGAGATCGCCAAGTTCCTGCTGGACCGCGGCGCCGACGTCAACCGGAAGAGCGTGAAGGGCAACACGGCGCTCCACGACTGCGCCGAGTCGGGCAGCCTGGACAtcatgaagctgctgctgaagtGCAACGCGCGCATGGAGAGGGACGGCTACGGCATGACCCCGCTGCTGGCCGCCAGCGTCACGGGCCACACCAACATCGTGGAGTACCTGGCCCACCAGCCGCGCACGTCCAGGGAGGAGCGCGTGGACGCGCTGGAGCTGCTGGGGGCCACGTTCGTGGACAAGAAGCGGGACCTGCTGGGAGCCATGCGCTACTGGAGGAGAGCCATGGAGCTGAGGCAGGCGGGCGACGAGGACGGGTCGCTGCTCAAGCCTGCGCCCGGGCCCCCCGTGCCCGCCTACGGCTGCGCGCAGGAGGTGGGCACCGCCGAGGAGCTGGAGGCGTTGATCACGGACCCGGACGAGATGAGGATGCAGGCCCTGCTGGTCCGCGAGCGCATCCTCGGGCCGTCCCACCCGGACACGTCCTACTACATACGGTACCGGGGCGCCGTGTACGCCGACTCGGGCAACTTCGAGCGCTGCATCAGCCTGTGGAAGTACGCCCTGGACATGCAGCAGAGCAACCTGGACCCCCTCAGCCCCATGACGGCCTCCAGCTTCCTCTCCTTCGCCGAGCTCTTCTCCTTCGTGCTGCAGGACCGCGCCAAGGGCACCCTGTCCACCCGCGTCACCTTCCAGGACCTGATGACCGTGCTGGGCAAGAGCGTGCGGGAGGTGGAGCGGGCCGTGGCGCAGAGGGACAACCCCCCCGAGGCGCCGCAGTTCAACAAGGCCCTCGCCATCATCCTCCACCTGGTCTTCCTGCTGGAGAAGCTGGAGTGCAGCCCCGAGCAGGAGCACCAGAAGAAGCACACGGTCTACCGGCTGCTCAAGCTCAACCCGCGCGGCCGCAACGGCTTCGCCCCGCTGCACATGGCCGTGGACAAGGACACCACGTCCGTGGGCCGCTACCCGGTGGGCCGCTTCCCCTCCCAGGCGGTGGCGGCGCTGCTGCTGGAGTGCGGCGCCGACGTGGACTCGCGGGACTGCGAGAACAACACGCCGCTGCACGTGGCGGCCCACAACGGCTGCCCGGAGATCATGGCGCTGCTGGTGAAGGCCGGGGCCCACTTCGACGCCACGAACGCTCAGAGGAGGACGGCCTACGAGCTGCTGGACGAGCAGAGCAGCGGCCACCCGGCGCTCTGCCCGCTCAACTACGTCACCCTGCAGTGCCTGGCGGCCCGCGCCATCGAGAAGCACCGGCTGCCGTACCGGGGACTGATCTCCGAGGAGATGGAGGCTTTCATCGAGCTCCACTGA